The Psychrobacillus sp. FSL K6-2836 nucleotide sequence GAAAAACAGTATAAATATAATCTTCTTCAAATAAAAAAAGACAGGTTACCCTGTCTATTCAGATACTATCTCTGGATGAAAGTTGACTGTCTCCATAATAATTGGTGTACCCTTAGGAATTTCGGAAGCTTCTGAGAGAGAGATAAGTAAGGAGCCTATTCCATCCTCTCCGGCAGTATAAGAGAAGTTTTCATCCATCTGTAGTACCCCATTTATATATACATTAAAATAGCTATTATTTAAATTTAGGGTTGGTAATGATTGTGTCGTTTCACCTTGATCATCTAAAAAATCCGAAGCACTAATCTTATGGGTGGTAACATCTGTTATTGTTTCTGGTACCTCATGAAAATAACGAGCGACAGTGGGTGAAGTTGAAATAGTTTGTTTAGGGGTTATAGCTAATTTAACAATTTTTAAAGCCAAGCGTGTTCCTCCTTTTTATTTCTCTTTCAACATATGACTCAATACGAGAAGGAGTTATGGGCGGATGAGTATTTCTTGAAAAATGAGAAAAAGGTCCTAAGGTAAACACATTTTTGATTTTAAATGGATACACTAACTTTACTTCAGTTGGTAGGAGGGAAGAAATGAAAAACCAACCGTATGTTCCACGGAAAGCGACTGCTTATTTTTCACAGCCCTTAATCATTCCTTTAACGGTAAATAAGGCAGAGTCCAAGGTGGTAAACCATAGAGAGGTTATTACGACTGAATTTTTTGTGTTAGCCGATGGTGTAAAGAAAGTATATACAGAACAGGATGCTATTACTGGTTACGGTAATCAACAGATTGTGAATCCGGTAACTGTTTCCTACATGAATCTTTTTATTAACGGGGTTTTGCAGCCGAAAGTAAATTATCGAGTAACTGAGGGAAGGTTGGTCTTATTAACAGAGGACGCACCTGAAAAGGGTTGTCCTATTATTCTTCAAATGATTCGAATTTAATAGCCCACACACAATAGAGCTAATAGAAATAAGTATAGAGCATGCGGTTAAAACGGGGAGATGTATAACTTGAAAATCTTGCTAGCCACATATTGGTCTATTCCCCATTTAGGTGGAGTTTGGAACTATATGGTTCAATTGAAAAAGAAGTTAGAACAGCTTGGGCATGAAGTTCACATGCTTGGATATGATGAGGAAAATTTGAATATCCATATGATAGGTACAGATAAAAAAGTATCAAGAGACAAGTTGTTGCCTTTACTTCAAGCCAAAATAAATAAGGATAATTATCCGGAAATTTATGAAAATAAATTAGTCCAATACACAGAGTTTCAACGATATATCTTCGAATTAGGAACAGCTTATTTTGGTTTAGATAGTTATGATTTGATACACACCCAGGATGTTATTGCTACAGCCTGTATTGATCGAATTCGTCCCAAACATATACCAATGGTTGCTACTTTACACGGTTCCGTAGCGCATGAAATTCATCATCAATTAACTACTATCCATAAAACACCTAATTCTTATATTGCAAGAGCCTATTACGATGATTTAGAACAACTAGGAGCAAATACAGCGGAAATAACTATTGTAGCGAACAACTGGTTGAAAAATATATTAATCGATGAATTTAAAGTGGCAGAGGAACAGATAAAAATATTACGTTATGGCTTTGATACTGAAAACTTTATAAAGCAAATGAAAGTAAAAACACTTATTACACCACCCAAAAACAAGAAGGTGATCATCTATACTGGAAGACTTACTGACTTAAAAGGGATTCAATATTTGCTAGAGGCTTTAGGGAAGCTAAAAAAGGAACGCCAAGATTGGGTTTGTTGGATAGTTGGGTCGGGGGATGGAGAATCTAAACTTCGAGTTAAAAGTAAGGTGCTTGGTTTAGATGATTATGTTCAATTTCTAGGTAGACGTGACGATGTTCCGGCTTTATTGGGAAAAGCCGATGTTTATGTATTGCCAACATTGTTAGAAAACCAGCCACTGTCACTAATCGAAGCGCAGATTGCAGGGAAAGCTACAATAGTCAGTGATGTTGGCGGTCTGCCTGAAATGGTACAACATAAGGTGACGGGATTATTGACGCCTCCTGGGGATTCTAATATGTTGTTTGAAAACTTAAATTTACTTCTAAGCAATGATCAGCTTCGAAAGAAATTGGGAACTAATGCAAAAAAATGGGGAATGACACATTGGTCTATTGATCAAGGGATAAAAAGTTTACTAGAAATGTATAATGAGGCTGTTTCAATGAGGAAGAATGGTGATCAAGATGTCTCGCACAATTCAATACATTAAACTTTTTTTTCTCGCTCTTTTTTACAAATGTAAAAACTGGTGGCAGAGCATTTGGAATTCTAAAAAATCCTCGGCTGTATCGGAAAAAATAAAAGAAGAAACTATTACTTCATCGGAGAATTATAACTCCAGGTTTTCTAGTAATGGAATAGAGTCAGAGGTAGCTATTATTAAAGAGGTTTGGGATCAGATAGACAGTTCCATTCCAAAGGAAACAGTGTTTCCGAATCCTTCTACCGTTGACTTGTTTAAACCGATGAAATCAGATTACTATAATTTGTTGTTTCCGTATTCACCTGCTACTCCAAATTTATTTGTGGATCGTTCTATATGGGCAGATATTCTTAGTCATTTGCCGGAGGAGTATGAGATTCCTCCAACTATAACGATAAAATTGATGAAACCGATGAGTAGTGTGTATTACGAGAATATTTTCTCTACCTCAAAATCGAATACGAAAGTGTTTGTAGATAATCGGGTTTGGGAAGAAATTATGAAAAATGTTCCTAGCTCCTATATGATTCCAGATGTTAAAACGAACATAGGTGTATGGACAAAACGACAAAACATGGCTACACCCATCATTATGAAGCACCAATTTAGCAAGTCTTCATAAAAAATTATCCTTTAATGAATGATTCTCTTATGATTCATTCATTTTTTTATAGATTCAAAAATATAACATCTTACTTATTATCTGTCTAACTCCTACAGCAAGCCCGTCTGAGTAGCTTCAGAATCAGCAAAGGCAAAGGACGCTAGACGGCTGTCGCAACCAATATCACTAAATATTCACTCGGAATAATATAGCAAAACGTCTGTCCATAGCCCTTTGGAAATGCTAAAAACAAGTTTTGACCTTAAAGGACCGGGCATCTTTTTTGCTCGGTTTTCTTATGCTCTAGGAAGTTATAAAATCTTTTGCATGTGGATAACTACTTTACAAGTGATTCTCCCTCCAGACTCCAGCGTCTAGCCCTTCGAGTCGCTTCAGACTTGCGAATAAGGGCAAAGAGCCCTTCATCGCAAGTCTTCCAGCGCTTGTCAGGGCTTACATAGTCGCTTGCGCTTTTGTTCGTGGCTTTCGCGATTCTGCCGACTCTTAATTGAAATAATGGTTACCTATCCATATTTCTCAGGCGTAAGTATCCATCTTTTTATTCAACTTGCATATATTATGGAAAAGGCAAAAGGAGTTTGAATATGAAAGTAATAGTTTCAGGGGGGGCAGGCTTCATAGGCTCTCATCTTGTTGACGCACTTATAGACAGAGGTATTGAAGTTCATATTATAGATAATATGTTATCTGGACAGAAGAGAAATATTAATCTACAAGCACAATTACATGTCGTCGATATATGCAGCGAGGATGCAAGTGAAATCATTATGAATATCCAACCAGATGCATTTTATCACTTAGCTGCACAAGCGGATGTTGGAAAATCGGTACAATATCCCAAATATGATGGAGATGTAAATATTATTGGGACACTAAATATGCTAGAGGCTTGCCGCAAAGCAAAAGTGGGGAAATTTATATTTGCAAGTACCTCGGCTGTATACGGAAATGTAAAAAACGAACTACTTTCGGAAGAAGAGATCACAGTCCCTGCTTCTTTTTATGGATTGTCCAAGTTAACTGCCGAGTCTTACATAAGGCTTTTCTATGAGCTTTATAGACAGTCTTATACAATTTTAAGATACGCCAATGTATACGGTCCACGGCAACTGCCTAAAGGAGAGGGTGGTGTTGTGTCAGTATTCTTCGATCGACTTAGTAAAGGCGGACATATTAATGTGCATGGAGATGGAGAGCAAACCAGAGATTTTATTTACGTAAAGGATATTGTTGCTGCCAACATTGCGGCGCTGGAGAATGGTGATCAAGAAACGATACAGGTAAGTACATCACAAAAGACTTCCATCAATGAAATACTTTCCTTATTAACAAACATCCACGGAATGTCCATTTCAAGAGAATTTACAGCGCCAAGAGAAGGGGATATTAAGCATAGCTGTTTGTGCAATAAAAAAGCTAGAAATCTATTAAACTGGAAGCCAATGTATACAATAGAAGATGGATTGAAAGAAACTTATGCATTTTATCAGCTATTGAAAAGTGATGCTACTATTGCAAATTTTGAGAACGAGCAATTGGGATGACTAAGTTGAAATTATTAATAACAGGTGCAACAGGATTTACAGGTATTCATGCCTGTCGTCATTTCCAGCAAGCGGGATACGAAGTAATTGGCGTCTCTAGACATCCGTTTAAAATAGATAGTGATCAAACTCGTTTCGAATCATGTGACCTAACCGATAAAAATGAATTAACCAAACTGATACAAAAGAACAAGCCAGACAGAGTCCTTCATTTAGCTGGGCAAAATCATGTATCCTCGTCCTGGATAAATCCAATTACCTCTTTAGAAATAAATACAATGTCCACTGCGTATCTACTAGAAGCAATTCGACAGCATACTTCTAACTGTAAGGTTCTAGTCGTTGGATCTGCACTTCAATATGATGTAAATGATATTACATCCCTAAAACATCCATATAGCTTGAGTAAAACATTACAAGTGTTGGTAGCGCAATCATGGGAATTACTATATGAAATGAATATCGTCATTGCTAGGCCCTCTAATTTAATTGGTCCTGGAAAGTCTAACGGGGTTTGCTCGCTTTTAGCTAGAAGGGTAGCAGAAATGGAATTACTTGGCGCAGAAAAAGTGCTCATAGTAAATAATTTATTGGCACAACGAGATTTTCTCGATGTTCGTGATGCAGTTACGGGTTATGAAGTTCTATTTAATAAGGGGGATTCAGGTAGTGTACATGATATAACCTCGGGATTGTCCAGAAATTTAAAAGAAATCACAAGTAGTTTGCGGACCATTTCTAGCGTTGATTTCGAAATAGAATCTGAAGAAAACAAATTAGAAGAGAAAGTCAGCATACCTCCTTCAGATCTTTTACTAGAGAATATGCCTGCTTTAATCCCATTTGAAAAATCGATAGAAGATATTCTAAATTATCAGCGCAGCTTGCTGCTATAGATGGTAAAATCTATAGGAGAAGCTAGTTTCGTTAGCAGTGCTCATGAATTTATATAATTCATGAGCACTGCTTCTAGTATGAGTAGAATTTCATATAATGATTTAGATGAAAAAGGTGACTTTCATGAACTTATCAGCAATGCTCCAAATGGCACTTTCTATGGCTATATTTGGTTCTATCGGATTTTTCACGGGAAAAACTGGTATCCCGGCAGCAGAATTGGTCTTTGTTCGTTGTGTATGCGCTACAGTTTTTTTAGGCTTTTGTTGGTTAATTACCGGTCAATATAAAGTGGAAGTTTGGAAGAAGTCAGAAATTTTACAGACACTAGTCTGTGGGGTATTTTTAGTGCTGAACTGGGTATTTCTATTTATAGCTTTCGAAAAAATGTCCATTACGATAGCTATCTCTATATATAATCTTGCACCAATCTTTGTTTTAATATTAGGAACTATATTTTTGAAGGAAAAGATGACAATACAATCATTACTAGCGATAATTGTCTGCTTCTTTGGTAGTGTTTGTATTATAGGGTATGACGGTCTTGGGACGTTCTCAGACTTTATAGGTTCAGGGTTTGGATGGGCTATACTTTCTGCATTTTGCTATGCAATGACCATGTTGCTTGGTAAGGGGATTAGCGGATTAAGTGCCTTTGCGATGACATTTATACAGACGGGAATCGGAATTGTGTTGCTATTTCCTTTTATGGACTTTGATGTGTTTCAAGGCTTGACCAAATCCAATTGGTTGTACATATTAGGGACGGGCTTAATACATACAGGTTTTGTATATTATTTATTTTTTAATAGTTTAAGAAAGTTATCGACGGTTGTTATCTCTGCTTTAGTTTTTGTAGATCCTATTGTTGCAATTTTATTAGATACAATTTTATTAGATTTCCGTCCTTCCGTATTGCAAACCATCGGAATATTGCTTGTATTTGGAGGGATTATTTATACTTTAATTGGACCGAAGCCAATTATTCATAAGGAAGCTTAACGAAAAAAACGTTTCCCGGGAAATAATTAAGTCGAGTTATGTTATATTTTTAAACAGGAGGGATGATCGTGGCTAACTATACATACGAACAACCCATTGATATTGAGGAGACTCCGAAAACCTCTGTTTATAACGAAAAGGGAGAAATCGTTTATACATTTCAACGATATTATTCGAATAGATTAAAGAAAAGACTAGATAAGGCAATGGATTACCGCTACTTTCTTTGGTATAACGTATACGATACAAAAGGTCAGTTAATATTTATGTGTAAGAAAATGTCTCGTAAAGGAAAGGTCTATTTTGAAGCGTATGACAAAATCGAGCATAAGAAATATATAGTTGCATACGACAAGTGGAAGGAGCTCGTGCCAGATTTACTAATCACAGATGGAATTATACAGATTAGATTAGATAAGGAAATGGAAGATTGGTCAAAGTTTGTTTATAATGACAATGAGATTGCAAGGTGGAAAGCAAATATTGATGAGGTATTTAAAATTCAACTTGAGGTGTATGACGATTCTCCTGTAAATAATGCAGCATTCTTTATCGCAATTTGTCAGTGTGCTTTGTTTATAGGTTCCTAACGAAAATATTAACTCAAAAACTTTACAGTTCAATTTTAACTAGAGGAGTGAGTAGTATGAGTATTTACGATATTAAAGTAAAAAAGTCGGATGGCGAAGAGTATGAGTTAAATGAGTACAAAGGAAAACCAATGCTCATCGTTAACACAGCTACTAAATGTGGACTAAGCGGCCAGTTTGATGGGCTTGAAAAAATATATAACGAGTTTAAGGATGATGGACTCGTTGTGCTAGGCTTCCCTTCAAACCAATTTAAACAAGAGTTAGGTAACGCGGAAGAAGCGGAGCAGGCATGTCGAATGAGCTATGGCGTCACTTTTCCTATGCATGAAATGACCAAGCTTAATGGAAAAAATGCTCACCCGCTATTTCAACATTTAACTACTAATAGTAAGGGGATTCTATCGAAAAATATCAAATGGAATTTCACTAAATTTCTTGTCGATAAAAACGGCGTTATTATTAAAAGATACGCTCCAACAGATAGTCCAGAATCGATAAAAACAGACATTGAAAAAATAGTTACCTAAAAATCATAATATCTAAGTAGACTCCATTCAACTTTTTTATGTTTAAACTTGAGAGAGAAAAGGAATAATAGAAAAAAAGATGAAATGGGGAAAAAATATGGGGAAATTAGTAGAAAAGGAACAAATACTTCTAGCATATTATGTTTGTAACTTTTTAGAAAAAAATGACGAAAATGCAAATGAACTAGGGGAAGTTTTAACAAATGCATTAGGAGATAATTTGACCAGCATACAGGGAGAACTAAATGATATAGGGTTGTTGAGTGACCATGATCGTATGATTACCAATGAAGGGATATTATATATAGATAATATATTACACATTCAATCCGATGCGGTAGAGCGCAACAAATTAGCATATGTAAAGGATAACCTTTTGACATATGAAATAGAGTTATCTGTTCCAGAAATCAGAGAATATATTCATAAACATGTAGGTATTGAATAATATATATTGCACGTTTGACTTTTTGCAAATAGTCGAACGTGTATTTTTGTATGACAGGAAAAGTCTGTACTTAACAGGCTCGTGTATTCCGATTATAATCCTATAGGAGAAATTCAATTTCTGTGGTAAGATTCTTCTTATTGAAAATTACAGGATAAAGAAGGAGTTACATTGGTAATCACTAAAAAGAACAATTTAGGCGAAAGGTTAAGCTTATTTACTTTGACTTGGCCGATATTTTTAGAAGTATTCTTATTTATGTTAATGGGGATTGCAGATACATTTATGCTCAGTGCCCTTTCGGATGATGCCGTATCAGGAGTAGGAGCAGCAAATCAGTACATTCATATAGCTATCCTAGTATTAGAGGTTGTCGGAAATGGTGCGGCAATTGTTGTTTCTCAATATTTAGGCTCAAAGCGATATATAGAAGCATCGAAAATTTCAGGCTTAGCAGTAACACTAAATTTATGTGTGGGGATTCTCCTTAGTGTTGGGTTTATTATATTTTCTAAAAGTATGATGACAGCAATGAATCTACAAGGTGATGTGCTAGTCCATGCTCATCAATATTTGACGATAGTCGGCGGGGCCATTTTTTTACAGGCCATTATTAATGCACTTGCAGCTATTATTCGTGTGCATGGTTATACGAAGCAGACAATGTTTGTTTCCCTTGGGATGAATATTATCCATGTTATAGGAAACTATGTATTGATTTTTGGGAAATTTGGTTTTCCAGAATTAGGTGTACAAGGTGCTGCTATTTCATCTGTACTAAGTCGTTTCATAGCTTTACTTGTCTTCTTCTGGTTGTTGTACCGAGTGATGGAGTATCGGGTACAGGTTCATTATTATTTCACTCTCTCTAAAGAGTATATTACGAAGATTTTACGGATTGGTCTTCCATCCGCATTTGAACAGATCTTATATCAAGGCTGTCAAATTGTCTTCTTATACTACGTTACCTATTTGGGAGCGGAATCATTGGCAGCAAGGCAATATGCTGTGAATATATCGATGTTCACGTACTTGTTTGCTATCGCAATTGGAATGGGAACTGCTATTATTGTCGGAAGGTTTGTAGGCGCAAATGAAAAAGATGAAGCTTATAAGTCGGTATGGTTTAGTGTGAAATGGGCTATTATTTTTACCGTAACAATGGTAACAATCGTCATTGTTCTGCGGTATCCATTAATGGGTCTCTTCACGGACAATAAAGAAATTATTGAGATAGGTGCATCTGTACTGTTACTAAGTTTTCTATTAGAAACCGGACGGACGATAAACATTGTGATTATCAATTCCTTGCGTGCTGCAGGAGATGCAAGCTTCCCAGTATTGATGGGAGCCTTGTCTATGGTAATGATGAGTTTGCCATTAGGTTATTTATTGATATTTGTCCTCGACCTTGGGTTAGTTGGAGTTTGGCTAGCAATAGCAGCAGATGAATGGACTCGCGCTACAATTATGTTCTTTAGATGGAAAAGTAGACGCTGGGAAAAGTTTGCTCTTGTACAGCCGACGCTAGAGAAAGATGGACTAAGAGATAGCTAGGCAGATTCCTACCTAGTTATCTCTTGGTCTTTTTTTTAGAAAGTATATAAATTTATGGTGCGCGAGCCCGGTGTTTCTAAAAAATCATTCAATAGTATAGCTACAAGACTTTACAAAGCACTTCGGAAACGATAGAAATAGGTTTTGATCGTAAAGGGCACCCTGTGTTACTACACCATGCAGGAAAAACAGAACAGCGTGGAAGGTCATGACTTAGTCACTACCCTCCACGCTTGTTTTTATGTTAACAAATCGATAGTACTTCTAATTTTTTTAGCTGTTCTACTGCTTGTCTCAATACGTCTATATCCTGTACTAATGCAACGCGAACGTAGCCTGCGCCAGCGGACCCAAAAACGGTTCCAGGAACTATTACGACTCCAGTTTGATCAATTACTTCAAAGACGAAATCCCTGTCATTCATCTCATACGGATATTTTGCCCAAACGAACATCCCCCCAGTAGAAGGAGCGACTTTCCACCCAAGATCAGTTAATGCGTTTGTGAGGAAATGATGCCTCTCAGAAAATATCATACGCAAACGTTCTGTTATCTCTTCTGCATGGTTTAAGACAACAATCCCTGCTTCCTGAATAGGACCGTAAATCCCAAAATCTAAATTCGATTTTAGTTGCTTCATAATATTAATCATCTCTGCGTTTCCAGCAATATATGCAATCCGAGTACCAGCAAGGCTAAAGCTTTTCGATAAAGAGTTGATCTCCATCCCTACTTCTAATGCTCCCGGTGTTGAGAGGAAGCTGCTTGGTGAATTCCCAGTAAAATAGAATTCTGAATAAGCTGCATCATGTAGAACAGCTATATTGTATTTATTGGCAAAGGCAACAACTTTCTCAAAGAAAATTGGATCAGGCATTGCGGGCACTGGATTTCCAGGTAAATTTAATATCATTAGTTTTGCCTTCATTGCAATCTCTTCAGGTATTACATCTAAATCAGGTAAAAACTTATTTTCTTCTAATAGTTCCATATAATAGGGTGCTGCACCAGCAAGTTTAATGCCAGCATCATAAGCTACATAACCAGGATTTGTCGTTAGAATAATATCTCCTTCATCACAAAAGGCAATTGGGAGATGGACAAGTCCTTCCTGTGAACCCATCGTTTGAACAATCTGCGTTTCTGGATCCAATAGAACATTGGAGCGACGTTTATAATAATCTGCAACTGCCTCATTGAAGCGTTTTGTTCCAGTAAGAGTATAGCCATATGAATCTGTTGCATAGCTAAGATCTGATAATACTTTTCTAGCACGTTCATCTGGTGGAAGGTCAGGACTACCTAGGCTTAAATCATATAGGTCAAAGCCTTGAGCTTGCTTGGCAGCTGCGGCGGCTTTCAAATCCCCAAAAATTGCTTTTTCAAATAATGACATTTTAGTAGATGGTTGAACCTTCAATATAAGCACTCCTAACGCTATATAAAATTTTATGTTTTATCATATCATAATTTTCAATAAAATTGTGAGAAACATGAAATGCAATATATTACAGATAGTAGTGAATCACTAAATTATTTACGACTAATACAGAGGAAGTTATAAAACCAACTGAAAAAGCTACCACCTCTCACGGATAGATGTTGCTTTTCGTTAGATAAAAAAACAAGTTTTATAGCAACAATCTTTATAAAAGGAAAAGATGCGCTAATTTAAATCATGTCGAATGATTAAAAGTGGATGGATTTGTATATCCTTTTTTAAGAAGTTCCGAGTAAGATCATTATCTTAAAGGAGACAATGGATATGACAGAAAAACCAAAGAATTATTCAAGAAGAGACTTTCTAAAAACGACAGGGATTGCTACTGGAGCTTTAATAGGTGGCGGATTAATTGGTGGCTTAGTTGGATTAAATGCAAATAAGACAGACCAAAATGTAGCGGATACAGGCAATACTCATCACGAAATGGCAACTAACCAGGGATTTCAATTCTTTCAAACTCAGAGAGAGTTTGATGTGCTTTCAAATGCTACTGAACGGATTTTGCCAAAAGATGATTTAGGACCAGGAGCAATTGATTTAGGGGTTGCTTATTTTATCGATCGTCAACTAGCAGCGCAGTATGGGAGTAATACAAAAGAGTATATGCATGGACCATTTGCTGTAGGTGCTAAAACCCAAGGCTATCAGAGTCGTTTGACAAGAGCATCCATTTTTAGGCAAGGAATTGCTAAGCTAGAAGATGAGGCTAACAATAGATTCGACAAAGGATTTTCTGATTTAGAAGCTGAGCAAATGGATGAGATTTTAACCGCTTTTCAAAACGATGAGATAGCTATGACGGGAGTTACTTCAGCATTTTTCTTTCGCTTGCTTCGAACGGCAACATTAGAAGGGGCCTATGCAGACCCAATGTACGGGGGTAATCGAAACATGGAAGGCTGGAAAATGAAAGAGTTCCCTGGTCATCAAATGGCATATATAGATGTAATTGAAAAGGATAAATTCCAAAAAATTGAGCCAAAGTCACTTGGCGGAATGTAAAAGAAAGTAGAGGGATAAACTTATGGCGACTTCATTACCAAAAGTAGATGTCGTGATCGTTGGTTTAGGTTGGACTGGCGGAATCATTGCGGCAGAATGTGCAAAAGCAGGATTAAAGGTGATTGGTTTAGAAAGAGGAAGAAAACGAGGAACAGAGGACTACCAGAAAATACATGATGAATACCGTTATGCTGTTCGTTATGAATTGATGCAGGACCTAGCAAAAGAGACCATTACCATTCGAAATAACCGAAAGATGCCTGCATTGCCAATGAGACAGTTAAGCTCTTTTTTACTCGGTGAGGGGCTAGGGGGTTCAGGAACACATTGGAATGGGCATACATGGAGATTTTATCCGTATGATTTTCAAATTAAAACGATGACAGACGCAAAATATGGTCCAAATAAACTATCCAGTGATTATTTAATTCAAGATTGGGGCGTTACCTACGATGAGTTAGAACCTTATTTTTATAAGTATGATCAGACAGCAGGTATTTCTGGGGAAGATAAAAATCCATTTTGGGGGAAGAGAGCTCAGGACTTTCCAACACCTCCTATGAAAAAAACTCCCATCTTAAAGAAATTTGAGGGAGCAACCAAATCACTAGGATATTCTCCTTTTATGCTACCTTCTGCTAATTTATCAGAAGCATACACAAATCCAGATGGGGAGTTCATAAATGCATGTCAATACTGTGGTTTCTGTGAGCGATTTGGTTGTGAATATGGAGCCAAAACATCACCTGAAATAACAGTTATACCTACCGCTATGAAAACTGGGAAATTTGAAGCAAGGTTTCATGCGAATGTATTAGAAGTCATAAAAAGTGGGAATAAGGTGACTGGTGTTAAGTATTTGGATACTGAGTCTGGAGAAGAATTTATCCAAGAAGCCGAGGTAGTTGTTCTGGCAAGTTACGTTATGAATAACGCCAAGTTGCTCATGGTATCTAATATTGGAGAACAATACGACCCTGAAACTGGGAAGGGGACACTCGGAAAAAATTATTGCTATCAAATTTTACCTGGTGCAACTGGATACTTTGAAGACCAAATGAACACATTTATGGGGGCGGGGGCCCTTGGCATGTCGATCGATGATTATAATGCGGACAACTTTGATCACAGTGATTTAGACTTTATTCATGGCGGTAGTATTTCCATCACGCAAACCGGATTTAGACCAATCGAAACAAATCCAATTCAACGAGGTACACCAACTTGGGGAGCAGAGTTTAAGAAAAATTCTATCTACAATTACACTCGCACATTATCGGTTGGAGCTCAAGGTGCATCTATGCCACATAAGGAAAATTACTTGTCACTAGACAGTAAGTACAAGGATGCTTATGGGGTACCGCTACTTCAAATGACATATAACTTTACGGATCAGGATAGAGCCTTGCATAAATATATTACAGAAATATCCACAAATATTATGAAGGAAATGGGAGCGAAAACGGTAGAAGGTAAGGATGTCATTACGGATTACGATATTGTTG carries:
- a CDS encoding gluconate 2-dehydrogenase subunit 3 family protein, which codes for MTEKPKNYSRRDFLKTTGIATGALIGGGLIGGLVGLNANKTDQNVADTGNTHHEMATNQGFQFFQTQREFDVLSNATERILPKDDLGPGAIDLGVAYFIDRQLAAQYGSNTKEYMHGPFAVGAKTQGYQSRLTRASIFRQGIAKLEDEANNRFDKGFSDLEAEQMDEILTAFQNDEIAMTGVTSAFFFRLLRTATLEGAYADPMYGGNRNMEGWKMKEFPGHQMAYIDVIEKDKFQKIEPKSLGGM
- a CDS encoding MATE family efflux transporter yields the protein MVITKKNNLGERLSLFTLTWPIFLEVFLFMLMGIADTFMLSALSDDAVSGVGAANQYIHIAILVLEVVGNGAAIVVSQYLGSKRYIEASKISGLAVTLNLCVGILLSVGFIIFSKSMMTAMNLQGDVLVHAHQYLTIVGGAIFLQAIINALAAIIRVHGYTKQTMFVSLGMNIIHVIGNYVLIFGKFGFPELGVQGAAISSVLSRFIALLVFFWLLYRVMEYRVQVHYYFTLSKEYITKILRIGLPSAFEQILYQGCQIVFLYYVTYLGAESLAARQYAVNISMFTYLFAIAIGMGTAIIVGRFVGANEKDEAYKSVWFSVKWAIIFTVTMVTIVIVLRYPLMGLFTDNKEIIEIGASVLLLSFLLETGRTINIVIINSLRAAGDASFPVLMGALSMVMMSLPLGYLLIFVLDLGLVGVWLAIAADEWTRATIMFFRWKSRRWEKFALVQPTLEKDGLRDS
- a CDS encoding GMC family oxidoreductase, which produces MATSLPKVDVVIVGLGWTGGIIAAECAKAGLKVIGLERGRKRGTEDYQKIHDEYRYAVRYELMQDLAKETITIRNNRKMPALPMRQLSSFLLGEGLGGSGTHWNGHTWRFYPYDFQIKTMTDAKYGPNKLSSDYLIQDWGVTYDELEPYFYKYDQTAGISGEDKNPFWGKRAQDFPTPPMKKTPILKKFEGATKSLGYSPFMLPSANLSEAYTNPDGEFINACQYCGFCERFGCEYGAKTSPEITVIPTAMKTGKFEARFHANVLEVIKSGNKVTGVKYLDTESGEEFIQEAEVVVLASYVMNNAKLLMVSNIGEQYDPETGKGTLGKNYCYQILPGATGYFEDQMNTFMGAGALGMSIDDYNADNFDHSDLDFIHGGSISITQTGFRPIETNPIQRGTPTWGAEFKKNSIYNYTRTLSVGAQGASMPHKENYLSLDSKYKDAYGVPLLQMTYNFTDQDRALHKYITEISTNIMKEMGAKTVEGKDVITDYDIVGYQTTHNTGGTIMGASPENSVVNPFLQHWDAENLFVVGAGNFPHNGGYNPTGTVAALAYKSAEGIIKYSKSGGSLV
- a CDS encoding aminotransferase class I/II-fold pyridoxal phosphate-dependent enzyme, with protein sequence MKVQPSTKMSLFEKAIFGDLKAAAAAKQAQGFDLYDLSLGSPDLPPDERARKVLSDLSYATDSYGYTLTGTKRFNEAVADYYKRRSNVLLDPETQIVQTMGSQEGLVHLPIAFCDEGDIILTTNPGYVAYDAGIKLAGAAPYYMELLEENKFLPDLDVIPEEIAMKAKLMILNLPGNPVPAMPDPIFFEKVVAFANKYNIAVLHDAAYSEFYFTGNSPSSFLSTPGALEVGMEINSLSKSFSLAGTRIAYIAGNAEMINIMKQLKSNLDFGIYGPIQEAGIVVLNHAEEITERLRMIFSERHHFLTNALTDLGWKVAPSTGGMFVWAKYPYEMNDRDFVFEVIDQTGVVIVPGTVFGSAGAGYVRVALVQDIDVLRQAVEQLKKLEVLSIC